One window of the Candidatus Rokuibacteriota bacterium genome contains the following:
- a CDS encoding histidine phosphatase family protein — translation MSRLLLVRHGQSVSNAERRFQGVQDVALSELGARQAEALGQAIRRLRIAAVYTSPLERARRTAEIAAARLGVPLTPVHDLRELSLGDWEGRTVEEIQGLPGDPYEQWVRDPVACLPPGAEPLPEVQARVVSAMADIAAAHPDGQQVLVVCHGGVISAYLAHCLGLPLSSIWRLTLSNGSITEVAPPSVRSVNSTQHLAGLGAGAPLSPSRLGL, via the coding sequence ATGAGCCGCCTCCTCCTCGTGCGACACGGGCAGTCCGTGTCCAATGCCGAGCGCCGCTTCCAGGGCGTGCAGGACGTGGCGCTCTCGGAGCTGGGCGCGCGCCAGGCCGAGGCGCTCGGCCAGGCGATTCGCCGGCTGCGCATCGCCGCGGTCTACACGAGCCCGCTCGAGCGCGCGCGGCGAACGGCCGAGATCGCCGCAGCGAGGCTCGGCGTGCCGCTGACGCCGGTGCACGACCTGCGCGAGCTGTCGCTAGGAGATTGGGAGGGGCGCACGGTGGAGGAGATCCAGGGGCTGCCGGGCGACCCGTACGAGCAGTGGGTGCGCGACCCCGTCGCCTGCCTGCCGCCGGGCGCCGAGCCCTTGCCCGAAGTCCAGGCGCGCGTGGTGAGCGCCATGGCGGACATCGCGGCCGCCCACCCCGATGGTCAGCAGGTGCTGGTCGTCTGCCACGGCGGCGTCATCAGCGCGTACCTGGCCCACTGCCTGGGGCTGCCGCTCTCCTCCATCTGGCGCCTGACGCTGTCGAACGGCTCGATAACGGAAGTGGCGCCGCCCTCCGTACGCTCCGTCAACAGCACGCAGCACCTGGCGGGGCTCGGCGCCGGCGCCCCGCTGTCGCCCTCGAGGCTCGGGCTCTAG
- the gltX gene encoding glutamate--tRNA ligase: MSDTVRVRFAPSPTGSFHVGGARTALFNWALARHHKGVFILRIEDTDRSRSTEEHIVQILDVLRWLGLDWDEGPPAPGYRQTERFDIYRAHAERLLVEGRAYRCRCTREILDALRAAAKARKEQFRYPGTCREAGVPASEPHALRLKMPLGGQTAVEDAILGTVTFDNDTLDDWILVRTDGTPTYNFCVVVDDVTMKITHVIRGNDHLNNTPKQIACYAALGYATPLFAHIPMILAPDRSKMSKRHGATTVEEFRDQGILPEALVNYLARLGWSHGDQEIFSREQIVEHFALDQVGKAGAVFDREKLLWVSLEWIKAAAPERLAEALAPFLARALGAAPVEPARLAAIAASLKERSRTLVEMAEQAAFYFGPPAAYDAQARAKFWGPEAPHRYAVLIKRHQAQEAFDPESLEGLYRGLAAEMGLKLVDLAQLTRIAITGKTASPPVFQVAALLGKAETIVRLKAALAAVERAKAAVERAKPAVGSGR, from the coding sequence ATGTCTGACACGGTGAGAGTCCGCTTTGCCCCCAGCCCCACGGGCTCCTTCCACGTGGGCGGCGCGCGCACCGCGCTCTTCAACTGGGCCCTTGCGCGCCACCACAAGGGCGTCTTCATCCTCCGCATCGAGGACACCGACCGGTCGCGCTCGACCGAGGAGCACATCGTCCAGATCCTCGACGTCCTTCGCTGGCTCGGGCTCGACTGGGACGAGGGCCCTCCCGCCCCCGGCTACCGCCAGACCGAGCGCTTCGATATCTACCGCGCGCACGCCGAGCGATTGCTCGTCGAAGGGCGAGCGTACCGCTGCCGCTGCACGCGGGAGATTCTCGACGCGCTCCGCGCCGCCGCCAAGGCCCGCAAGGAGCAGTTCCGGTATCCGGGCACGTGCCGCGAGGCCGGCGTGCCGGCCTCCGAGCCGCACGCGTTGAGACTCAAGATGCCGCTCGGCGGGCAGACTGCGGTCGAGGACGCCATCCTCGGCACCGTCACCTTCGACAACGACACGCTGGACGACTGGATCCTGGTGCGCACGGACGGGACGCCGACCTACAACTTCTGCGTGGTCGTGGACGACGTGACCATGAAGATCACCCACGTCATCCGGGGCAATGACCACCTCAACAACACGCCCAAGCAGATCGCCTGCTACGCGGCGCTGGGCTACGCCACGCCGCTGTTCGCCCACATCCCGATGATCCTGGCGCCGGACCGGAGCAAGATGTCCAAGCGTCACGGCGCCACGACGGTCGAGGAGTTCAGAGACCAAGGCATTCTCCCGGAGGCCCTGGTCAACTACCTGGCAAGGCTCGGGTGGTCCCACGGCGACCAGGAGATCTTCTCGCGAGAGCAGATCGTCGAGCACTTCGCGCTGGACCAGGTCGGCAAGGCGGGCGCCGTCTTCGACCGGGAGAAGCTCCTGTGGGTCTCTCTCGAGTGGATCAAGGCGGCCGCGCCCGAGCGCCTGGCCGAGGCCCTTGCGCCATTCCTCGCCCGCGCGCTGGGCGCAGCCCCTGTCGAACCGGCGCGTCTCGCGGCGATCGCCGCGAGCCTCAAGGAGCGGTCCCGCACTCTCGTCGAGATGGCGGAGCAGGCGGCCTTTTACTTCGGGCCGCCCGCGGCCTATGACGCCCAGGCGCGGGCGAAGTTCTGGGGGCCCGAGGCGCCCCACCGGTACGCCGTGCTGATCAAGCGCCACCAGGCCCAAGAGGCGTTCGACCCGGAGAGCCTCGAGGGCCTGTACCGGGGACTCGCCGCCGAGATGGGGCTCAAGCTCGTCGATTTGGCTCAGCTCACGCGCATCGCGATCACCGGCAAGACCGCGAGCCCGCCGGTCTTCCAGGTGGCAGCCTTGCTCGGCAAGGCCGAGACGATCGTGCGCCTCAAGGCGGCGCTGGCCGCGGTGGAGCGCGCCAAGGCCGCGGTGGAGCGCGCCAAGCCTGCGGTGGGGTCAGGAAGATGA
- a CDS encoding HigA family addiction module antitoxin — MMRELTRRREPTTPGEILREEFLIPLSMTQKQLADHLGCDVKVINRIVNGRSSVTAEMALKLGATFRISPEFWLNAQKAVDLHQAASHLSNLPKPLLRAG; from the coding sequence ATGATGAGAGAGTTGACTCGGCGCAGAGAGCCCACCACCCCGGGCGAGATCCTTCGCGAGGAATTCTTGATTCCCCTTAGCATGACTCAAAAGCAACTGGCAGATCACCTCGGTTGCGATGTCAAGGTCATCAACCGCATCGTCAATGGCCGCAGCTCCGTGACCGCCGAAATGGCCTTGAAGCTGGGCGCCACGTTTCGGATCTCGCCCGAGTTTTGGCTCAACGCCCAGAAGGCCGTCGACCTTCATCAGGCGGCGAGCCACCTGTCCAACCTGCCGAAGCCACTGCTTCGAGCAGGCTGA
- a CDS encoding type II toxin-antitoxin system RelE/ParE family toxin, which produces MAIQSFASPAVARFFREGRLLKGVGWAKFAKVAARKLDMLDYAAVLTDLASPPGNRIEALKGNLRGFHSIRINNQWRVVFRWTDSGPAEVDIRDYH; this is translated from the coding sequence ATGGCGATCCAGAGCTTCGCCAGCCCGGCCGTCGCGCGATTCTTCCGGGAGGGTCGGCTCTTGAAGGGTGTCGGCTGGGCGAAGTTCGCGAAGGTCGCCGCCAGGAAGCTCGACATGCTCGACTACGCCGCGGTGCTCACGGATCTGGCGTCGCCGCCGGGCAATCGAATCGAGGCGCTCAAGGGGAACCTGAGAGGGTTCCACAGCATCCGCATCAACAACCAATGGCGAGTCGTCTTCCGCTGGACGGATTCCGGTCCCGCCGAGGTCGACATCCGCGACTACCACTGA
- a CDS encoding HNH endonuclease signature motif containing protein, translating into GCRFPGCGVSNGQGHHLRHWAHGGPTTLSNLALLCRRHHRAVHEEGFQVARGPDGALRFRRPDGRPLPEVPPPAAVPGDPIEALRACHDSQGLRIGARTACAGWLGERLDLTWAIDVLHPLAQSARPFTACGSLLARGSVLG; encoded by the coding sequence TGGGCTGCCGGTTCCCCGGTTGCGGCGTGAGCAATGGCCAGGGGCATCATCTCCGCCACTGGGCGCACGGCGGGCCGACAACGCTCTCAAACCTCGCGCTGCTCTGTCGCCGACATCATCGCGCGGTGCACGAGGAGGGCTTCCAGGTCGCGCGCGGGCCCGACGGGGCTCTCCGGTTCCGGCGGCCGGACGGCCGCCCGCTGCCCGAGGTGCCCCCGCCTGCCGCGGTGCCCGGTGATCCCATCGAGGCTCTCCGCGCTTGTCACGACTCGCAAGGCCTTCGCATCGGCGCGCGGACGGCGTGCGCCGGCTGGCTCGGGGAACGACTGGATCTGACTTGGGCGATCGACGTCCTCCATCCCCTGGCCCAGAGCGCCAGACCTTTTACGGCGTGCGGTTCGCTTCTAGCGCGCGGTAGCGTGCTGGGGTGA